In Ostrea edulis chromosome 6, xbOstEdul1.1, whole genome shotgun sequence, a single window of DNA contains:
- the LOC125647508 gene encoding nidogen-2-like isoform X2 has product MKVFLLFSFVYVSQALIVCPPDACATVRCAAVTAENCNGAIKQNGGFCGCCDSCENYLAEGDRCFTSILLGMPSTSHCGPGLHCDMHTFKCVATLNPCAQELSTFTATHGGMPLLGAHKPLCDVDGYYTPKQCQGSRCSCVSKEGKAIEGYGANVWEAQHMTCQCARDQYEYMQTGLIGRLFYCTSDGSYQNYQCTGDVCRCTDSNGDVIADSKAVHIGQIDSLRC; this is encoded by the exons ATGAaggtatttttgttgttttcattcgTGTACGTTAGCCAGGCCTTAATCGTATGTCCGCCCGACGCCTGCGCCACGGTTAGGTGCGCAGCTGTTACAGCGGAGAACTGCAATGGCGCCAtaaaacaaaatggcggattcTGTGGATGCTGCGACTCCTGCGAGAATTACCTAG CTGAGGGAGACCGCTGCTTCACCTCCATCTTACTGGGCATGCCTTCCACCAGTCACTGTGGACCAGGGCTTCATTGTGACATGCACACGTTCAAATGTGTCGCCA CTCTGAACCCATGTGCCCAGGAGTTGTCCACTTTCACTGCCACCCATGGCGGCATGCCTTTATTGGGCGCTCACAAGCCTCTGTGTGACGTTGATGGATACTACACACCTAAGCAGTGCCAAGGCTCACG ATGCTCCTGTGTATCTAAAGAAGGAAAGGCAATCGAGGGATATGGTGCCAATGTTTGGGAGGCTCAGCATATGACCTGTC AATGTGCACGTGACCAATACGAGTACATGCAGACAGGTTTGATTGGTCGGCTGTTCTACTGCACCAGTGATGGAAGTTATCAGAACTACCAATGTACTGGCGACGTCTGCCGATGCACAGACTCCAATGGTGACGTCATTGCCGACTCTAAAGCTGTCCACATCGGTCAAATCGACAGTCTGAGATGTTAG
- the LOC125647508 gene encoding nidogen-2-like isoform X1, whose translation MKVFLLFSFVYVSQALIVCPPDACATVRCAAVTAENCNGAIKQNGGFCGCCDSCENYLAEGDRCFTSILLGMPSTSHCGPGLHCDMHTFKCVANTEKRALNPCAQELSTFTATHGGMPLLGAHKPLCDVDGYYTPKQCQGSRCSCVSKEGKAIEGYGANVWEAQHMTCQCARDQYEYMQTGLIGRLFYCTSDGSYQNYQCTGDVCRCTDSNGDVIADSKAVHIGQIDSLRC comes from the exons ATGAaggtatttttgttgttttcattcgTGTACGTTAGCCAGGCCTTAATCGTATGTCCGCCCGACGCCTGCGCCACGGTTAGGTGCGCAGCTGTTACAGCGGAGAACTGCAATGGCGCCAtaaaacaaaatggcggattcTGTGGATGCTGCGACTCCTGCGAGAATTACCTAG CTGAGGGAGACCGCTGCTTCACCTCCATCTTACTGGGCATGCCTTCCACCAGTCACTGTGGACCAGGGCTTCATTGTGACATGCACACGTTCAAATGTGTCGCCA ATACAGAGAAAAGGG CTCTGAACCCATGTGCCCAGGAGTTGTCCACTTTCACTGCCACCCATGGCGGCATGCCTTTATTGGGCGCTCACAAGCCTCTGTGTGACGTTGATGGATACTACACACCTAAGCAGTGCCAAGGCTCACG ATGCTCCTGTGTATCTAAAGAAGGAAAGGCAATCGAGGGATATGGTGCCAATGTTTGGGAGGCTCAGCATATGACCTGTC AATGTGCACGTGACCAATACGAGTACATGCAGACAGGTTTGATTGGTCGGCTGTTCTACTGCACCAGTGATGGAAGTTATCAGAACTACCAATGTACTGGCGACGTCTGCCGATGCACAGACTCCAATGGTGACGTCATTGCCGACTCTAAAGCTGTCCACATCGGTCAAATCGACAGTCTGAGATGTTAG